The nucleotide window GAGCGGCGGGTTGGGGAGCAGCAGACAGTAGGCAGAAAAGGAGAGGACCGTGCAGACACAACGGCCTTTCCTGGAGGAACAGTCCCATCTGCTGGGCACTGCGTTTATTGCAACGGCTGGTCGTATTTTGCTCAAGGGAGGCGAGGAGCCAATGATGTGGAATCTGATGGAAACTGGGGCCTGGGCGATGCCCATCAGTCTGGCTTCTGAAGGCGGAATGCTAGCGGTGTGGGTGGCCTCGCAGGCCGACAGTGGGGACACCCCGGAGCCCTGCGCAGCCCACCAGCATGTAGGATGAGCCAGTGGTGATGGGACGTGCTCGCGGAGGAGATCCCCTGGGAGCGGGATTCtggggacacccccaccccccctgcaaGGGAACGGGTGGACAGAGCTGAGGACAAACTACAGCAAGGGGATAACCCTGAGACCAGTCGAATGGGTCCAGCGTTGTGGGACCGGCAGCGTGTAGCCGCATGCGCTGTTGCCGTGGGTGGTGGGCGGGGTGTCCTGCAGGGCAGCTAGCGGGTTCGCCCCCACGACAAGCGCTGCCTTCTGTCTGCCTGACGGACGGACCTTGTAGACAGTGCAGGAGTTCAGAGCCACATGCTGGGAGTGCCCCTGGCCccgcgccacctgcagcccggagcTGAGCACAGGGGGCTCTGTTACCCCTAAGGCCTGCACCCCCCAAGGATTCCCAGCTCCCGGACACCCCTGGCCGCCCCAGACCGAGGTGGCTGATGGTACCCCCAGCAGACAGAGCTGCCCCCCTGCAGAGAAGGCCTGTGGCAGCTGGGAACTCCAGCCACAACGTGTCCCCTGACTCTTGGAGGAAGGGCCACTGCCGGTACCCGATGGGTCCCCACGTGGCTCCCCGCACCCTGCCCCGCCTGCTGCCTCCCTTTCTTGGTTACATGCAGTAACCATCCTGACGAGGGTTGTGAGCCAGCATCTCACAGCCAAGGCGGAAGTGCCAATTACTCGATAAAGTGACTCAAGCCACCCAGTCAGTCCAGAATGTTCTTGTTTTCCTCGGATGCTTGATCGTGTGGTGGCTCGGCGCCCCCTGCTGCGAGCGCTCTGAGCCCGGCCACAGGAAGGCGCCCCGTGTGCGCCCAGCAGGGCCCAGGGTGCGGGGTGAAAGGAGTGGTGGGCACGCGGGAGGGAGCCCGGAGCTGCCCCTCGGGCAGCAGAAACATTTAGCGGGGGGCTCCCGGGGGGTCAGGCgatggctcaaggcatgatccggGTGTCCTGGGGCCGAGCGCCGCgccgcggggagtctgcttctccctccgcctctgctcTTGCTTGTGCGCCCCCCCatcaaatagataaattaagTATCAAAGtatcaaaaaaattaagtatcagaaaaaaaaggaaacattgagGCAGGGCCAACCGTGCTGTGTTTTGCTGTTTAAAACAGGGAACCTGCTCCACCTCTAAAGCCGTGCGTCCGTCCCCTGCGCGCAGGGCCTCCTGTCTCTGGGCCCGTTCCCCCCGCTTCACCCCACACCTGTAGGTGGGCGTCCCACAGCCAAGgctgcacccccgccccgccccgcccccggctaaTTAGGAGCATTTGTACCACCTCTGGGTCTCAGTGGCCGCGCCTCCCGCCACCCTTCTCTTCAGGCCTCACGACCCCCTTTGCCCCGTGTCTCCCGCTGCAGGTTTTTCCCACTCGGCGTTCACGTTCGGTATTGAGAGCCACATCAGCCAGTCCAACATCAATGGGACGCTAGTGCCGCCGGCGGCCCTCATCTCCATCCTGCAGAAGGGACTGCAGTATGTGGAGGCCGAGATCAGCATCAACGAGGTACGTGCGctcggggcgcgggcggcggcctGGTCCCCGCCGGACAGGACAGCGGGGCCCGAAGCGCTCGCAGCCCTCGTGGCCGCGACGCCTGCTCCGTTCCTCCTGCTGCGGCAAGCCTGTCGTGCTCCGCTTTCTCTTTCGCCTCTACAGACTTTGAAAGTAACAGATCCTGTAGCGTGTCCCCTGTGTTCCTCCAGCAGTTCCCATTACCCCATCTTTGCAAACACCCGAATTTCCACCCGCCCTGTGCACATTGTTCCCTGACGGTGGCCGTCGCCTCCTTCCTCCTGTTAGATTGGGTGCCCGGAGGCCGTGTTCCCCAGCCCCTTGAGGCCCCATCGGGTCTCTTTTCCCCACAAAACAGTCCAGCGTGGGGATGGGAGCGCGTGACCCTCAGGCCCCCGCCAGCGCCCAGATCGTGTGACCCTGCGCTTCCATTTCCCCGTCCCGTGTCCACCTCTCCAACCTGTCGAGAAGCCCTCATGGCTCCTCGTGCTCAGGTTCAAATTCCAACACGTCTCGAGGTGAGTGGGACGTCTTATTTGTGACCTTGATTTGCAGTCATTGAAAAGTGGGGCAGCATGCTTTAGAGTCTAAACTAGGAGGTGTCCTCACTACCCTGGGCCGTTACTGCCTCTGGCTGAGTAGTGGTCCGTTTGAGGCGTGAACAGCTGAAGGAAGGTGACACCCCGTATCACCCCACTTGGTCAACAGCGGCCATGCCACGGCCAGAACCGCAGCATGAAGGTGGCTGATGAGGTGACCAGCTATTTGTTGACACATTTTGGGGGGTTTCTTATCGTTTCTGTGTTTTCAAATACGATATTGTATCGTGGCCCCAAGTCAGCTGGGTCACATTTCAGGTAGATGGTGTCCCGCTGAGACTCATGCCATCCGATTTTTCCTAATCTCTGAGGTAATTCCAGTTCAGAACGTGCAAACACATGGTTGCACATCTCGCAGCCTCAACCCAGAAGCACTGATTTTTCGTGTGACTCTTCTATTCGGAGCGGTCTCTAAGGAAAGAACTTCCTCCCTCGTTTTTAAGTGTGTGTGGAAATTTTGTCATTGCCGATAGAAGCCAGAGAATCACAAGACGTTGGCTAAAATACGCGTGGGAACTAAACGGTGCTGCTGGCTGTGTCTCATGATATTTAGTGTGCACCCTGGGCCCAAACAGCGGCAGCTGCGTATTTTATTAAGTGGGCTGGACAGGTGCAGGGGCCCCAAAGCCTGAAGGTGCCGGAATCTCTCACTGGGCCTTGAGGTTTCCGGGAGCTACCTCTCCCCGACGAGAGTGAAGCTGTTCACAGACGTCCCACACTGACCGTAGCATCGGGGCAGGGGGGCCCCAGCCCTGGCACTCGGCACATGGGGGCCAGATGAGTGTTCGGTGGGGCGTCCTGTGTCCCCGGGGGTGTTGAGCCCCGTCCCCGGTCCCCCAGGCCATGTgtcgtcccccccaccccgcgcccacACTGGATTGCCGGGCATCACTCCAAGCACCCAGGCCTGCCAGTCCCCCGCGGCACCTGCTGCCAACGGGGCTGACAGCGGCCCCCGGCTCTCTCCCCAGGATGGCACGGTGTTTGACGGCCGCCCCATAGAGTCCCTGTCCCTGATCGACGCTGTGATGCCCGACGTGGTGCAGACACGGCAGCAGGCCTTCCGGGAGAAGCTCGCGCAGCAGCAGCAGGCCAgtgcggcggcagcggcggcggcggcggcggcggcgacagcggccccggcggccccggcAGCTGTTGCCCAGCAGCACCCACCAAAGAACGGGGAGGCCGCGGTGAACGGGGAGGAGAACGGAGCACACGCGATAAGTACGTGCGGGGCTCGGGGGTGGCGAGCTTCCGGCGCCTCCTGTCCGGGCTGCGGGGGGTGGAGAGCTCCCCGAGCATCGCCCGCCGTCCCTGTCCGGGCTCTGCTGGTGGGCACGGTGGGCGTGGAGAGCCTCGCGCACCTTGCATCGAGACCCTGGGCAGGGCGGCCTTTCCGCGCCTACACGTCCTGCTAGGCAGAGAACTCCTCTAACAGCCAGATGTACATGTGATTCTTGTCCGATGGCAGAGGGTTTCGTTGGCGGAGGCCCCTGGTCCCTCGCACGGCCTTCTATGCCGAGCCGGTGGGGCCAGCACCCGGGGTAACCGGCAAGCTCAGGGTTAGTTAGGGTGACGGCCCCGGGCCCCAGACGGCAGGCATGGCCTGACGCGGTCTTCTCAAAATGCTGGGCTCTCCATCTCTGGCAGGTGATTGCCCTGAAGGACGAGGCCGATCAGAGAACCCAAATTTCTACCCAGAGAACCTGGCTCCACTCTGACAAGTGGCTTATAAACTCCAAGACTGTGTCAGGGTCTGAGCTCAAAGCATGCTCGTGTATACATGTATCATGCGTGGTGTGCATGCGCATGCGTGCGCAGGGCTTGCTGACATGCGGCTCGCTGGCCAGCTTCTCAGATGAGGCTGCAGCTTGCAGCCAAGCCCTGTGGCAGGTTGTCATCCACGGGCACAGGGTGACAAACTCTCTTCAGCTTGAGGATCAGATCCAACAGCAAATGGAAAATCCACATGGTCTGTGATGCAGATTCCATAGAGGAGGGTGACTTGCAGGCCGAGAGTCTAGCTTATGCACGAAAGACTTCTCACCTGGAGCCTCCATAGTCACTGTTGATAACATCCCAAGTGATGGGGCGGGAAAACCAGAAGAAGATCTGTGGCTTGTGCCAGTCAGTTTGTCGGCTGTCCACCCACCAAGGTGGGATACAAACCTCAAGTTCTCAaaaatgaagcaggaagaaaCTAAGTGTCATTGTTTTCTTAGTCTTCCATCACAGAAACGAATTTGTAATTGGTGAGCTTCAAGAAACCTGTATGTTTGCTGGGATGGAAATTTTGCGGACTTTTAAATTGAACggatttcttttaaatcttagGACAATCTAATGGGGGAGAGGAGAAAATCTTAATGGGTGCGAccgacgcctgagtggctcagtttggtgtccgactcttgatctcagttcaggttttgatctcagtgttgtgagttcaagccctgtgttggggtcaatgctgggcacagagactacttaaaaagaaaaaaagagagagagagagaaaaagaaaaaatctaatgCGACATAGCTGCATAGAGACACTTAACACGCCTTAAAGCACACTGGCCACTCACACAGCCTTCATTTCATGGGTACCTGTGGGTTACCTGTCACATCGCAGGGAGCACACCCGAGGGctcattcctccctcctccctggcacATCATTCTGTGGCTTCTCCTTTTACTTTGTTTCTGGTGCCATCTACAGCTTGTGATCATCTTGCTGCAATTTGGGTTGAGGCCAGACTATGGTAtctgaagtgatatttcattctGACCTTCAAGAATCTTTtctctccgggatccctgggtggcgcagcggtttggcgcctgccttcggcccaaggcgcgatcctggagacccgggatcgaatcccacgtcgggctcccggtgcatggagcctgcttctccctctgcttatgtctctgcctctctctctctctctgtgtgactatcataaataaataaaaattaaaaaaaaaaaaaaaaaagaatcttttctctCCTGCCACTTGGGAAAAAAAGCAGCCACCTTCCAGGATGGTTCTTTTAAGGGTGGCATTTAGCGTGGCTTGTCTCCACTGTCACCAAGCCTACTCAGGAATTCAGGACCCAGATCACATGATTCATCAAGGACGTGCTTATTCTGTTAGAAACCTGGCAGTTCTACTTGGCTTAAGAAGTCTGCTGCAAAGGTGCCTCCAACAACATAGCCCCTGAGTCCCAAGAATATAAGGATGTTTGCAGTGTTGCAGGGTGGGTGCTCTGAAAAAGTGATGGCTCTCCTGGTGGGAACTTCACGATAAAATGTCCCATCCTGTCTGGAGAATAGCAACCTTTGGGCTCCAGCTCGCTCTCATCATCCCTCCCCAAACTCATTGTGGTGGTTGCGAGACCTTAGCCTGGTCCTAGTTATGAAGAATATTATaactcttgggacgcctgggtggctctgtcagttaagcaactacctttggctcaggtcatgatcctggagtcctgggatcaaggcccacattaagctccctgctcggtgcggagcctgcttctccctctccctctgtctgctgctgtgcactagtctctctctttctctctctctgacaaataaaaccttttaactgtttatttttctatcaaatttggatgctattaaaataaattgtgtattTACTAAATTACACAAAAGCTAAGATATAGTTTTGATCATCAGAAGTGATATTGCCTAGTGTATATAAAGAGGATGTCTCTAGTATTCAAGTTCCCTAagaatgcattttatatatatatactggtcAGCCACATGTCTTTTCCTGTTTCCTATAACAGATAATCATTCGAAACCAATGGAAATAGATGGGGACGTTGAGATTCCACCCAACAAAGCCACAGTCCTTCGGGGCCATGAGTCTGAGGTGTTCATTTGTGCCTGGAACCCTGTCAGTGATCTCCTAGCTTCAGGGTAAGGATGCCAGGCCGGGGGTGCCGCGGGGTCTGGGGGACCTGAGATGCTCACTCCTTTCTGGAATCGCGCCTCATGGAACACGTGCTCTCCTCTCATCTGTGTGCAGTCCAAGACCTTGGGCTGTCCGTCTGCCCTCCTTCCCAGGTTGTAAGGAAGTCCTCACTCCACCCTGTTCCCACTGGGGCGGGAAGCAATCTGAAGtcactgaggggcacctggctggctcagtccgtagagcacaagactcttgatctcaaggttgtgagatcgagccccaggttgggtgtggagcctatgtAGAAAACGTAAACcaataaaattacattattaagAACAACAAAAGTGGTGAAGAGAAAAACATGGTGAACGGGATTAGGAAGACACAGGGCCACGGGCCAGAGATGCCCCATGTAGGCAGCCCGAAAGTCTGATGGGCTGTTTGCTCTTGAACCGGAAGCTGAGTGCTTGTGCATTTTCATTCCACAGATCCGGAGACTCGACAGCAAGGATATGGAACCTTAATGAAAACAGCAACGGGGGCTCCACCCAGCTCGTGTTGAGGCACTGTATACGAGAAGGGGGGCATGATGTCCCGAGTAATAAAGACGTGACCTCCCTGGACTGGAATGTAAGCATGTGCCACCCCCCAGACGCTGtagcacccaggggccccccagcGCACGGCAGGGCTCTGTGGGGGTGGGTGAGCAAACCTGGGGTGGCGGGTGGTCCTGATTGTGAGCCCCCCAGCCCGGGGCCGGTCTCACAGGCGCTCTCCGTTTCTGTGGGCTTCTGACAAGGCCGCGTTGGACGTTCAGCTAGGCGTTCAGGGTGTTCAGGGGCCCTCGGTTTCCCTCAGTGAGCCGGATGAGCCTGGTGGTTTCATGGGGCGTTGAGGGTGCTGTTCTGCGGGCAACACGTGCCGTGCAGCCGGGCCAGGGGATACCCCAGGCTGTTCGGGCAGTGGGCGCTACAGACATTGACAGGTGGGGGGCCCGCATTTGTCTGCAATGTCTTTACACTTTCCCTGCAGCACAGACTCTTCTGTGTGTGCAGACACGTGTTGACAAGCTTCCTTAAGCCTCTCAAAGTCTCACTCTAACTGTTCGGGTTGCGGTGTGGTTACTTGTGTCACGGGGCGAGCGGTCGCGGGTGTTCCCTGGTCCCTGGTGTGTCGTTAGAACGCCCCACGTTGTCGGCTGAGAGCCGTGTGGCCTGAAGCAGCCACGTGGGCTCGACGAGTCTCCTCCCTGGGAGCCGGTCACTGGTGGGAGGAGAACATTCTGGCCCCGGGATAAGGTGAGAGGCCTGCGCTTCCGCGGCACCACCCGCCCTGAGCACTTTGTGGTGCGTGTTTCCCTGCCCCGCAGAGCGACGGGACGCTGCTGGCTACTGGTTCCTATGACGGCTTTGCAAGAATATGGACGGAAGACGGTAAGGCCTCGCCGGGCACTGTGAGGCGGGCGAGCGTGGCCTTGGGATGTGGCGGTTGGGGGCAGAAGGCTCTGTATCACACCTCTTTGTGGCTTCTCTCCGTAACAGGCAACCTGGCCAGCACGTTAGGACAGCACAAAGGCCCCATCTTCGCCTTGAAGTGGAACAAAAAGGGGAATTACATTTTGAGCGCCGGTGTAGACAAAGTGAGTATTAGCTTAAAGTAGGcccccctgcaaaaaaaaaaaaaaaaaatgtccctttGATCTGtagatgcttatttatttttaatctctggaTATCATCccactttgcttttgtttttaagtctgaGACTTTCTGTTTCTCCTTAGCGCAGCCAAAAAGCCAAAAAGcttctttaggttttgtttttgtggttttgctCTCACTGTTCATTTATGACACGTACTCTCTCCATATATCATGCACTTGCGCAGACCTTTGTGCAGagcttccctctccccccttttTTGAGTTACGTCATTCAGTGATGGGAAGAGGAACTCCCCAAATTGCATGTGTCCGATGCTTGAAGGAGCAAAGCGCTGTGAGGTGCGGCGGACAGAAGCCTTTCGCCCACGGAGCAGTTTGGAAACACAAGCCAGGCTCTGTTTCCCCAGTTCGATGAACTGTCAGCTGCCGCCACCGTGGGCCATAGGCTTCTCCTTTAGCGGGAGCAAAGCGGACCTGCACACGAGGGGGCAGGCCCCGGTGGCCCACGGAGCACCCTCAGAGTAGACTTTGTGCTCGGACACGGCCGCCAGGGCCCAGTGGCTGGGAGCAGCAAGTGCATCTAGAAGCCGTGAGCGGGCAGGGAGTCAGGGGGTGTAGGCATCATTCTGGCTCTGACTTCGGGCCACTCTCTCTGGGTTTGTTTCCTCAACTGCCAAGCGCCAGGCAGCATGACCCCCAGAGAACGTGCAGTGAACGGTTATGTCATTCCTACAACTCAGCAAGAATTTGAAGTCCTTGCTTTGGAAAAGAAGTATTATTAAGAAATGAagcagaagggaaacaaaagcatgCCCTCCCACTAGTTGGTGTTTCTACAACCACAGACTGGGTCTGAGTACTGTACTGTTTGGTTTCCAAAGGGCttctttacattttctctcttttttttcttaagattttctttattcatgagagacacggcgggggggcggggggggaggcagagatacacgtagagggagaagcaggctccctgcagggagcccgatgtgggactcgatcccgggtccccaggatcaccccctgagccaaaggcaggcgctcaaccactgagccacccaggcacctctgggcTTTACATTTTCACACTGACATCAGGATAATTTGCAAACCTGGTTCAGTTACTGGTTTGTATCCATCCAAGTTCTAAGATGAGTGTAAAGTAGTAGCGGTGACCTGTAAACATGGTCACGGTCTTGGTCTCAAATACCTACTATCTGGCCAGTGGCAGAAAATGTGTGCTGACCTTCGTACCAGAGTGTAACCCAGTAGGTCAGTGAAGAgttcagtctttctctctctctctctgtctctcacctgTAAGCTTTCCTTTCAAACCCGGCGGCCTAGTGTCTAATGTTGGTCATCCATCCTGCTGACTGGATTATTAAAATGACGATCGCTAACCCTTACCGAGCACTTGACTTTATGTGTTGGCCTGTTCACTGCTCCCAAGAGAGGAGGTGGGCACTGCTGCTGGTGGCCCCGCTCCCCAGACCCAGCTCTCACTTGCCTAGGGACACACTGGTCCAGGGGGCAGGCCCTGGATTGCGCTTTGACCTCCACACCCCTTCTGAAAAGTTCTTTGCAACCtcacctgcctcctgcccaggggCTCTTTCAtagatttcatttctgattttcaacCTTACGCTCAGTTGTGACTCTACCAGGTGATGAGCTGTACGGCCAGTGAAAATGCACATTTGGAATCCGATTAGTCTTGGCGTCCTACGCTCTCTGCCATTGTTAATCAACCGTGGCATGAATAATGGCCGTGTTCTCAAAAGTGATACCGGGGAGAAAGGTCATTGACAGCGATGCTGGTGTTCGCCTTCCCTGCATGCGTAACCTGAAAGTGGTG belongs to Canis lupus baileyi chromosome Y, mCanLup2.hap1, whole genome shotgun sequence and includes:
- the LOC140629083 gene encoding F-box-like/WD repeat-containing protein TBL1X → MSITSDEVNFLVYRYLQESGFSHSAFTFGIESHISQSNINGTLVPPAALISILQKGLQYVEAEISINEDGTVFDGRPIESLSLIDAVMPDVVQTRQQAFREKLAQQQQASAAAAAAAAAAATAAPAAPAAVAQQHPPKNGEAAVNGEENGAHAINNHSKPMEIDGDVEIPPNKATVLRGHESEVFICAWNPVSDLLASGSGDSTARIWNLNENSNGGSTQLVLRHCIREGGHDVPSNKDVTSLDWNSDGTLLATGSYDGFARIWTEDGNLASTLGQHKGPIFALKWNKKGNYILSAGVDKTTIIWDAHTGEAKQQFPFHSAPALDVDWQNNTTFASCSTDMCIHVCRLGCDRPVKTFQGHTNEVNAIKWDPSGMLLASCSDDMTLKIWSMKQDTCVHDLQAHSKEIYTIKWSPTGPATSNPNSNIMLASASFDSTVRLWDVERGVCIHTLTKHQEPVYSVAFSPDGKYLASGSFDKCVHIWNTQSGSLVHSYRGTGGIFEVCWNARGDKVGASASDGSVCVLDLRK